Proteins encoded together in one Plasmodium brasilianum strain Bolivian I chromosome 4, whole genome shotgun sequence window:
- a CDS encoding acyl carrier protein yields the protein MKIMLLFLLFLYCVNAFKNTLKDGVSLQIFKKTKNDLSVNYTKKDKDFLRRKQIGSSLKSTFDDIKQIISKQLSVEEDKIQTDSNFTKDLGADSLDLVELIMALEEKFSITISDQDALKINTVQDAIDFIEKNKKQDA from the exons ATGAAGATTATGCtccttttccttcttttccTATACTGCGTAAATG cttttaaaaatactctAAAAGACGGAGTCTCGTTAcagatttttaaaaaaacaaagaatgATTTAAGTGTCAATTACACGAAAAAGGACAAGGACTTTTTACGAAGAAAACAGATAGGTAGTTCGTTAAAAAGTACATTTGATGATATCAAGCAGATAATTTCAAAGCAGCTATCAGTGGAAGAAGATAAAATTCAAACCGATTCAAATTTTACCAAA GACCTAGGAGCAGATAGCTTAGATCTCGTCGAACTAATCATGGCCTTGGAGGAAAAATTTAGTATCACCATTTCCGATCAAGATGCCCTCAAAATCAATACAGTTCAAGATGCCATTGACTTTatagaaaagaataaaaagcaGGATGCATGA